The following coding sequences lie in one Bacteroides helcogenes P 36-108 genomic window:
- a CDS encoding manganese efflux pump MntP family protein produces the protein MTGLEIWLLAVGLAMDCFAVSIASGIILKHMQLRPMLIMAVFFGFFQALMPLLGWIGANLFSHLIESIDHWIAFAILTFLGGRMVMESFKDEDCKHEYDPTCLKVVLALAVATSIDALAVGVSFAFLGIKSLAAILSSVCVIGLVSFVLSMMGLTFGIRFGCGIARKLRAELWGGIILIIIGTKILIEHLFFS, from the coding sequence ATGACAGGACTGGAGATTTGGCTACTGGCCGTAGGACTTGCGATGGATTGTTTTGCTGTTTCTATAGCCAGTGGAATTATTCTGAAACACATGCAGTTGCGTCCTATGCTGATAATGGCTGTCTTTTTCGGCTTTTTTCAGGCACTTATGCCACTGCTCGGATGGATCGGCGCCAATTTATTCAGTCATCTGATAGAAAGTATAGACCATTGGATCGCTTTTGCCATCCTTACCTTTCTGGGAGGACGTATGGTCATGGAATCCTTCAAAGACGAAGACTGCAAACATGAATACGATCCGACCTGTTTAAAAGTGGTACTCGCATTGGCGGTAGCCACCAGCATAGACGCATTGGCGGTGGGTGTATCTTTTGCGTTTCTGGGCATCAAAAGTTTAGCCGCCATTCTCTCCTCCGTATGTGTCATAGGTCTCGTTTCATTTGTATTGTCCATGATGGGCCTGACATTCGGCATCCGGTTTGGATGCGGCATAGCCCGCAAACTAAGAGCAGAACTTTGGGGAGGTATTATTCTAATTATCATAGGAACTAAAATATTGATTGAGCACTTATTTTTCAGTTGA
- a CDS encoding nucleoside phosphorylase, which produces MKKYFASSELIINEDGSVFHLHVKPEWLADKVILVGDPGRVAMVASHFENKECEVESREFKTITGTYQGKRITVISTGIGCDNIDIVMNELDALANIDFQTREEKPQLRQLELVRIGTCGGLQPYTPVGTFVCSAKSIGFDGLLNFYAGRNSVCDLPFERAFLNHMGWAGNMCAPAPYVIDADTELIDRIAQDDMVRGVTIAAGGFFGPQGRELRIPLADPNQNEKIEKFEYNGYRITNFEMESSALAGLSSLMGHKATTVCMVIANRLIKEANTGYKNTIDTLIRKVLDRI; this is translated from the coding sequence ATGAAAAAGTATTTTGCATCCTCCGAACTGATTATCAATGAAGACGGTTCTGTCTTCCATCTCCACGTAAAGCCCGAATGGCTGGCCGATAAAGTCATCTTAGTAGGCGATCCCGGACGAGTGGCAATGGTAGCCTCTCATTTCGAAAATAAAGAATGTGAAGTGGAAAGCCGCGAATTCAAAACAATAACGGGTACTTATCAAGGGAAACGCATTACCGTTATTTCCACAGGTATCGGTTGCGACAATATTGATATTGTAATGAACGAATTGGACGCCCTTGCCAACATCGACTTCCAAACCCGGGAAGAAAAACCTCAGTTGCGCCAGTTGGAACTGGTGCGTATCGGCACTTGCGGTGGTCTGCAACCTTATACTCCAGTGGGAACTTTTGTTTGCTCTGCCAAATCCATCGGTTTCGACGGCTTGCTGAACTTCTATGCCGGACGTAATTCTGTTTGCGACTTACCTTTCGAACGCGCTTTCCTCAACCACATGGGTTGGGCGGGAAATATGTGCGCACCGGCTCCTTACGTGATTGATGCAGATACCGAATTGATAGACCGCATTGCCCAAGATGATATGGTACGTGGTGTAACCATTGCTGCCGGAGGCTTCTTCGGCCCGCAAGGACGTGAACTTCGCATTCCACTGGCCGACCCTAACCAAAATGAAAAAATCGAAAAGTTTGAATATAACGGTTACCGGATCACCAACTTCGAGATGGAAAGCTCTGCCCTGGCCGGTTTAAGTAGCTTGATGGGACACAAAGCAACAACAGTGTGCATGGTCATTGCCAACCGCCTGATTAAAGAAGCCAATACCGGATATAAAAATACGATTGACACTC
- a CDS encoding NfeD family protein gives MDILIIAVLIIAAVILFLVELFVIPGISIAGFLAGGCIIFANYYAFVYMGTTEGIITLIISAIACISSLILFMRSKTLDKIALKKNITSKIDRSAEEKIKIGDTGITTTRLALIGYAEINGNIVEVKSTDGFLNEKTRIVVSRIMDGIILVEKQKNN, from the coding sequence ATGGATATACTCATCATTGCAGTACTGATAATTGCAGCAGTCATTCTGTTTTTAGTGGAATTATTCGTAATTCCAGGTATCAGCATTGCCGGTTTTCTGGCAGGCGGTTGCATAATTTTTGCCAACTACTACGCTTTTGTCTATATGGGGACAACGGAAGGAATTATCACTCTCATAATATCGGCAATTGCATGCATCAGTTCGCTTATTCTATTCATGCGGTCCAAAACACTCGATAAGATAGCATTGAAAAAAAATATCACCTCAAAAATAGACCGTAGTGCTGAAGAAAAAATAAAGATAGGTGATACCGGTATCACCACAACCCGCCTTGCCCTCATCGGATATGCAGAAATCAATGGGAATATCGTAGAGGTGAAATCAACCGATGGCTTTTTGAACGAAAAGACACGGATTGTTGTAAGCCGCATTATGGACGGAATAATTTTGGTAGAAAAGCAGAAAAACAATTAA
- a CDS encoding ATP-binding protein has translation MAQFTEEEKILRRIEKRFSKGVVEYGLIEDGDKILIGLSGGKDSLALVELLARRARIYKPKFSVVAAHVVMKNIPYQSDVHYLREYAESWEVPFILYETEFDPVTDIRKSPCFLCSWNRRKALFTVAKEQGCNKIALGHHMDDILETLLMNITYQGAFSSMPPRLAMKKFDMTIIRPMCLVHEVDLLELAQMRKFHKQIKKCPYESQSSRSAMKGILKLLEDMNPEARYSLWGSMSNVQDELLPQIIKNKNKL, from the coding sequence ATGGCACAATTTACCGAAGAAGAAAAAATTTTGCGCCGTATAGAGAAACGGTTCAGTAAAGGCGTGGTGGAATATGGATTGATTGAAGACGGAGATAAAATCCTTATCGGACTTTCCGGTGGTAAGGACTCTTTGGCGTTGGTGGAACTGCTTGCAAGGCGTGCCCGTATTTATAAACCTAAATTTTCTGTTGTGGCTGCCCATGTGGTGATGAAGAATATTCCGTATCAAAGTGACGTGCATTATCTTCGAGAATATGCAGAGTCCTGGGAAGTCCCTTTTATATTGTATGAGACAGAGTTTGATCCTGTTACGGATATTCGTAAATCACCTTGTTTTCTTTGCTCATGGAATAGGCGCAAGGCATTGTTTACGGTAGCGAAAGAGCAGGGGTGCAATAAAATTGCATTAGGACATCACATGGATGATATTCTGGAAACTTTGTTAATGAATATCACTTATCAGGGAGCTTTCAGTTCCATGCCGCCACGGCTTGCCATGAAAAAGTTTGATATGACCATTATTCGTCCTATGTGCCTGGTGCATGAAGTCGATTTGTTAGAATTGGCGCAAATGAGGAAATTCCATAAGCAAATAAAAAAATGCCCGTATGAATCCCAATCCAGCCGTAGTGCAATGAAAGGAATTTTGAAGCTTTTAGAGGATATGAATCCTGAGGCACGTTATAGCTTATGGGGAAGTATGTCGAATGTACAAGATGAATTGTTGCCGCAGATTATCAAGAATAAAAATAAATTATGA
- a CDS encoding FAD:protein FMN transferase, translated as MDKKVQRNFLWIALLILGTIWILARHNHTIPYQTDNGLIFGTVYKVTYQYDKDLKEEIEAALKRFDGSLSPFNDTATITRINLNEDIVPDTFFTNVFCRSMEISKETNGAFDITVAPLANAWGFGFKKGAFPDSVMIDSLLEITGYTKVKLSAEGKVVKDDLRIMLSCSAVAKGYAVDVVAQLLEKKGIRNFMVDIGGEVVVHGENPKKDLWRIGINKPIDDSLAVNQELQTVLQVTNLGIATSGNYRNYYYKDGKKYAHTIDPRTGYPVQHNILSATVIAKDCMSADAYATAFMVMGLEEAEHFANAHPDIDACFIYSNDNGSFKSYFTKGMAKYISK; from the coding sequence ATGGACAAAAAAGTACAACGGAATTTTTTATGGATCGCCCTATTAATATTGGGCACAATATGGATACTTGCCCGCCACAACCACACTATCCCCTATCAGACAGACAATGGACTGATTTTCGGAACAGTTTATAAAGTTACCTATCAATATGACAAAGATCTGAAAGAGGAAATAGAAGCCGCCCTCAAACGCTTTGACGGCTCCTTGTCTCCATTCAATGACACTGCAACCATTACCCGCATCAATCTCAATGAAGACATTGTACCCGACACATTTTTCACCAATGTATTCTGCCGCAGCATGGAAATATCCAAAGAAACCAATGGCGCATTTGACATCACCGTAGCCCCTCTGGCAAATGCATGGGGATTTGGATTTAAGAAAGGCGCTTTCCCCGATTCGGTTATGATAGACAGTCTCTTGGAAATCACCGGATATACAAAAGTCAAATTGTCCGCCGAAGGAAAAGTGGTAAAGGATGATCTTCGTATCATGCTTTCCTGCAGCGCCGTAGCCAAAGGATATGCCGTGGATGTCGTTGCACAACTTTTGGAGAAAAAAGGAATACGGAACTTCATGGTAGATATAGGCGGCGAGGTAGTAGTACATGGCGAAAATCCAAAGAAAGACCTCTGGCGCATCGGGATCAACAAGCCGATAGACGATTCGCTGGCCGTAAACCAAGAATTGCAAACGGTGTTACAAGTAACAAATTTAGGTATAGCAACATCCGGAAACTATAGGAACTATTATTACAAGGACGGAAAGAAATACGCACATACCATCGATCCGCGTACCGGCTATCCCGTACAACACAACATTTTATCCGCCACCGTCATTGCAAAGGACTGCATGAGTGCAGACGCGTACGCAACCGCATTCATGGTTATGGGACTGGAAGAAGCGGAGCATTTTGCCAACGCACATCCTGATATAGATGCCTGTTTCATATACAGTAACGATAATGGCAGTTTCAAAAGTTATTTTACAAAAGGAATGGCAAAATACATAAGCAAGTAA
- a CDS encoding DUF4199 domain-containing protein, producing the protein MAENRGYMQRYAMLFGTYMGGYWILKFTLFPLGLMVPFLLFLFAGLTVCVPFMGYYYTRMYRNHICGGNVSFLHAWLFTTFMYIFAALLTAVAHYVYFQFIDHGFVINTYEAMLDGFAQNNIPGTEAYINQLKDVMAVMQTLSPIDITMQMMSQNVIYGSLLAIPTALFAMRRKQEINNV; encoded by the coding sequence ATGGCAGAAAATAGAGGTTACATGCAACGATACGCTATGCTATTCGGAACCTATATGGGAGGATATTGGATATTGAAGTTCACCCTCTTTCCGTTAGGCCTGATGGTTCCTTTTCTTCTTTTCCTGTTCGCAGGACTTACGGTATGTGTTCCCTTCATGGGATATTATTACACAAGAATGTACCGCAACCATATCTGTGGCGGCAATGTCAGTTTCCTGCATGCATGGCTGTTCACAACTTTTATGTATATATTCGCCGCACTTCTCACAGCCGTGGCGCATTATGTATATTTCCAATTCATCGACCACGGGTTCGTTATCAATACTTATGAAGCGATGCTGGATGGTTTCGCCCAAAACAATATACCCGGAACAGAGGCATATATCAATCAGTTGAAAGATGTGATGGCCGTGATGCAAACTCTGTCTCCCATAGACATCACAATGCAAATGATGTCACAAAATGTGATTTATGGCTCTTTGCTGGCCATTCCTACTGCATTGTTTGCAATGAGAAGAAAACAAGAAATAAACAATGTGTGA
- a CDS encoding glycosyltransferase family 2 protein, whose protein sequence is MDISVVVPLYNEEESLPELFTWIERVMKANGFSYEVIFVNDGSIDTSWQVIEQLKAQNPDAVKGIKFRRNYGKSPALFCGFEQAQGDVVITMDADLQDSPDEIPELYRMITEEGYDLVSGWKQKRYDPLSKTLPTKLFNATARKISGIKNLHDFNCGLKAYRKEVIKNIEVYGEMHRYIPYLAKNAGFKKIGEKVVHHQARKYGTTKFGLSRFVNGYLDLISLWFLSTFGVKPMHFFGLLGSLMFILGFVSVIIVGVSKLYYMHHGMPYRLVTDSPYFYLSLTSMIIGTQLFVAGFLGELISRTAPERNKYQIEKMI, encoded by the coding sequence ATGGATATTTCAGTTGTAGTACCGTTATATAATGAAGAAGAATCTCTTCCCGAACTGTTCACATGGATTGAACGGGTAATGAAAGCCAACGGTTTTTCCTACGAAGTCATTTTTGTGAACGACGGAAGTATTGACACTTCCTGGCAAGTCATCGAACAATTGAAAGCACAGAATCCGGATGCGGTGAAAGGTATCAAGTTTCGCCGCAATTACGGAAAGTCACCGGCGCTTTTTTGCGGCTTCGAACAAGCGCAAGGAGATGTGGTCATCACAATGGATGCTGACCTGCAGGATAGCCCTGACGAGATACCTGAACTCTACCGCATGATAACGGAAGAAGGCTATGATCTGGTGTCCGGATGGAAACAGAAACGTTACGATCCTCTATCTAAGACATTGCCTACCAAACTATTCAATGCAACCGCACGAAAAATTTCGGGAATCAAGAATCTGCATGATTTCAACTGTGGACTAAAAGCATATCGCAAAGAAGTAATAAAAAACATAGAAGTATATGGAGAAATGCACCGTTATATCCCCTACCTCGCCAAAAATGCCGGCTTCAAGAAAATCGGTGAAAAAGTGGTGCACCATCAAGCACGCAAATACGGTACAACCAAATTCGGGCTTAGCCGTTTCGTAAACGGCTATTTGGATCTGATTTCTCTCTGGTTCCTCTCCACTTTCGGAGTAAAGCCGATGCACTTCTTCGGACTGCTGGGATCATTGATGTTCATACTCGGCTTTGTATCCGTCATCATTGTCGGAGTCAGCAAACTGTACTACATGCACCACGGCATGCCTTACCGTCTTGTGACCGATTCTCCTTACTTCTACCTGTCACTGACGTCCATGATTATAGGTACACAACTGTTTGTGGCAGGATTCCTCGGAGAACTGATTTCACGCACAGCCCCCGAACGAAACAAATATCAAATAGAGAAAATGATTTAA
- a CDS encoding tetratricopeptide repeat protein, with protein MKKKYILFFLFGFLSISVSAQTLAEAKALYEKEQYEEAKPVFRKFVKAQPANGSYNLWYGICCLKTGEPEEALKHLETAVKKRIPGGQIYLAQNYNDLYRFEDAIRTYEDYISELSRRKRPMEEAEKLLEKSKNNFRMLKGVEEVCFIDSFVVDKKNFLESYKISPESGKLFMYSTYFQNPGKQGGTVYETELGNKVYYSEQQPDGTLSILSRNKLLDKWSQGSLLPGSINEAINASYPYVLTDGITIYYAADGAGSFGGYDIYVTRYNTNTDSYLTPENVGMPFNSPYNDYMYVIDEFNDLGWFASDRYQPEDKVCIYVFIPNPSKQVYNYEETDSKRMIQLARLHSIKDTWTNKDAVNAAKERLQNMLNSKPKAKKNYDFEFVIDDYTTYHQLSDFQSPDAKVLFGQYGRLEKSYRQQSNKLEEMRSQYAQAGKNEKTKMSAAILDLEKRVRQLSIDIEQLAIQIRNLEKRTIK; from the coding sequence ATGAAGAAAAAATATATCCTGTTCTTTCTGTTCGGCTTTCTAAGTATCTCCGTCTCTGCTCAGACTTTAGCAGAAGCCAAAGCCTTGTATGAGAAAGAACAATATGAAGAAGCCAAACCTGTTTTCAGGAAATTTGTAAAGGCACAACCGGCCAATGGAAGCTATAATTTATGGTATGGAATATGCTGCCTGAAAACAGGAGAACCGGAAGAAGCATTGAAACACCTTGAAACAGCCGTAAAAAAGCGCATTCCCGGCGGACAAATCTATCTGGCACAAAATTACAATGACTTATATCGTTTTGAAGACGCCATCCGGACTTATGAGGATTATATCTCCGAATTATCCCGGAGAAAACGCCCTATGGAAGAAGCTGAAAAGTTATTGGAAAAAAGCAAAAACAATTTCCGTATGCTGAAAGGTGTGGAAGAAGTCTGCTTTATCGACAGCTTCGTTGTCGATAAAAAGAATTTTCTGGAATCTTATAAAATAAGCCCCGAATCTGGAAAATTATTCATGTATAGCACTTACTTCCAAAATCCGGGTAAGCAAGGAGGAACAGTATATGAAACGGAATTAGGTAATAAGGTTTATTATAGCGAACAACAGCCGGATGGTACTCTCAGTATTCTCTCACGCAATAAATTACTGGACAAATGGAGTCAGGGAAGTCTGCTTCCCGGAAGCATAAACGAAGCAATCAATGCAAGCTATCCTTATGTACTGACAGACGGAATCACCATTTATTATGCTGCCGATGGTGCGGGCTCTTTCGGAGGGTATGATATTTACGTAACCCGGTACAACACCAATACTGATTCTTATTTGACACCCGAAAATGTAGGCATGCCTTTCAACTCACCTTATAATGACTATATGTATGTAATTGATGAATTCAATGATCTGGGCTGGTTTGCATCCGACAGGTATCAACCGGAAGATAAAGTTTGCATCTATGTGTTCATCCCTAATCCATCCAAACAAGTGTATAACTATGAAGAGACAGATTCAAAGAGGATGATTCAATTGGCCCGGCTTCATTCCATAAAAGACACCTGGACCAATAAAGATGCTGTAAATGCAGCCAAGGAAAGACTGCAGAATATGCTCAATTCCAAACCAAAGGCAAAGAAGAACTATGACTTTGAATTCGTCATCGACGATTATACGACTTATCATCAATTAAGTGATTTCCAATCTCCTGATGCTAAAGTATTATTCGGTCAATACGGTCGGTTGGAAAAAAGCTATCGGCAACAATCCAATAAACTGGAAGAGATGCGTTCGCAGTATGCCCAAGCCGGAAAAAATGAAAAGACGAAAATGTCGGCAGCCATTCTTGATCTGGAGAAACGGGTACGGCAACTATCCATAGATATAGAACAGCTTGCCATTCAAATACGTAACTTAGAAAAACGAACCATCAAATAA
- the floA gene encoding flotillin-like protein FloA (flotillin-like protein involved in membrane lipid rafts), with translation MDPSTMYLTAFLIVGGIIFLVLFFHYVPFFLWLSAKVSGVNISLVQLFLMRIRNVPPYIIVPGLIEAHKAGLSNITRDELEAHYLAGGHVEKVVHALVSASKANIELPFQMATAIDLAGRDVFEAVQMSVNPKVIDTPPVTAVAKDGIQLIAKARVTVRANIRQLVGGAGEDTILARVGEGIVSSIGSSENHKSVLENPDSISKLVLRKGLDAGTAFEILSIDIADIDIGKNIGAALQIDQANADKNIAQAKAEERRAMAVASEQEMKAKAQEARAKVIEAEAEVPKAMAEAFRSGNLGIMDYYRMKNIEADTSMRENIAKPATGPSNQPLSK, from the coding sequence ATGGATCCAAGCACAATGTATCTAACAGCCTTCCTCATCGTAGGGGGCATTATTTTCCTGGTACTGTTCTTCCATTATGTACCATTTTTCCTTTGGCTATCAGCCAAAGTTTCAGGAGTCAATATATCATTGGTCCAACTATTTCTAATGCGCATTCGTAATGTGCCGCCTTATATCATTGTACCCGGTCTGATTGAGGCACATAAAGCCGGGTTAAGCAACATCACCCGCGACGAACTGGAAGCGCATTACCTTGCAGGAGGCCATGTTGAGAAGGTAGTACATGCATTAGTATCCGCATCAAAAGCAAACATTGAGTTGCCGTTCCAGATGGCAACTGCCATTGATCTTGCCGGCCGTGATGTATTTGAAGCTGTACAGATGTCCGTAAATCCGAAAGTTATCGACACCCCTCCTGTCACAGCTGTTGCCAAAGATGGTATTCAGTTGATCGCCAAAGCACGCGTAACCGTACGCGCCAATATCCGCCAACTGGTGGGTGGAGCCGGAGAAGATACCATCCTCGCCCGTGTAGGTGAAGGCATTGTATCATCCATTGGTTCTTCCGAGAATCACAAATCTGTATTGGAAAACCCTGATTCTATCTCTAAACTGGTGCTCCGAAAAGGCTTGGACGCTGGTACTGCCTTTGAAATCTTGTCCATTGATATCGCAGATATCGATATAGGTAAGAACATTGGTGCTGCCCTGCAAATAGACCAGGCCAATGCAGACAAGAATATTGCACAGGCCAAAGCCGAGGAACGTCGCGCTATGGCGGTTGCCAGCGAACAGGAAATGAAAGCCAAAGCTCAGGAAGCTCGCGCCAAAGTTATTGAAGCGGAGGCAGAAGTACCCAAAGCTATGGCTGAGGCGTTCCGCAGCGGGAATCTGGGTATCATGGACTACTACCGAATGAAGAATATCGAGGCCGATACTTCCATGCGCGAAAATATTGCCAAACCAGCTACCGGCCCTTCCAACCAGCCACTCAGCAAATAA
- a CDS encoding DMT family protein — MKAFYTILLLIVSNVFMTFAWYGHLKLQETKVISNWPLYAVVLFSWVIALAEYSCQVPANRIGFIGNGGPFSLMQLKVIQEVITLIIFTVFTTVLFRGESLHWNHFAAFICLILAVYFVFYK, encoded by the coding sequence ATGAAAGCGTTTTATACCATCTTATTACTGATTGTGTCTAATGTCTTTATGACATTTGCCTGGTATGGGCATTTGAAGCTGCAGGAGACGAAGGTTATTTCTAATTGGCCTCTGTATGCAGTCGTTTTATTTTCATGGGTAATTGCTTTGGCTGAATATTCATGCCAAGTCCCCGCCAACCGAATTGGTTTTATCGGTAACGGGGGACCTTTTTCCTTGATGCAACTCAAAGTAATTCAGGAAGTGATAACTTTGATTATTTTCACTGTGTTTACAACGGTTCTGTTCAGAGGAGAATCGTTGCATTGGAATCATTTTGCCGCTTTTATCTGTCTGATACTGGCGGTATATTTTGTTTTTTATAAGTAG
- a CDS encoding DUF6452 family protein yields the protein MKSLVRLIIAGAILYPIISIVVSCSEEADCSLAARAMMQCYLYTIDPQTRIVENDTLDSLTVTAYGTDSVIINNQKKVHDISLPLRYTVDSTKLVFRYSKTKTDTIVIHHTNTPYFLSMDCGYQMKQVITGIRHTRRNLDSIYISNKEAGIYGRENIKLFY from the coding sequence ATGAAAAGCTTAGTCAGACTTATCATAGCGGGCGCAATTCTTTACCCCATAATCAGTATTGTCGTTTCTTGCTCAGAAGAAGCAGATTGCTCCCTGGCCGCACGCGCCATGATGCAATGTTATCTATATACGATAGATCCCCAAACTCGGATAGTGGAAAATGACACACTTGATTCGCTGACAGTGACGGCATATGGCACGGACTCTGTCATAATCAACAATCAAAAAAAAGTACATGACATCTCATTACCTTTGAGATACACCGTAGATTCCACCAAACTGGTATTCCGATACAGTAAAACGAAAACTGACACAATCGTCATTCATCATACCAATACACCTTATTTTCTGTCAATGGATTGCGGCTATCAAATGAAACAGGTCATTACAGGCATCCGTCATACCCGCCGCAATCTTGACTCTATTTATATATCAAACAAAGAAGCCGGTATTTATGGAAGGGAAAATATTAAATTATTCTATTAG
- a CDS encoding DUF6048 family protein, giving the protein MEGKILNYSISLAVCLLTAFPLRAQNMFAPQGKNPSKTEKKDKKEKIEYPLYNGLSVGLDLWGFGSKAFGGDFLSTEIAVNANLKNRFFPTVEIGYGSTDTWSDKGIHYRSNAPYFRAGIDYNALFNKQHGHMLLVGLRYGASGFKYDVEALALNDPAYGGIVGNPNLDDGIWGGSLPYNYKDMKGSMQWAEFCVGIRAHVWKELYMGWTLRFKFKLSASADEHGDPWYVPGFGKYNSNTLGVTYTITYKLPF; this is encoded by the coding sequence ATGGAAGGGAAAATATTAAATTATTCTATTAGCCTGGCAGTCTGTCTGCTGACAGCCTTCCCTCTGCGAGCACAAAACATGTTCGCCCCGCAAGGGAAAAACCCGTCTAAGACAGAAAAGAAGGATAAAAAGGAAAAAATAGAATACCCCCTCTATAACGGTCTGTCTGTCGGATTAGACCTTTGGGGATTTGGAAGTAAAGCTTTCGGTGGAGATTTTCTCAGCACGGAAATTGCCGTGAACGCAAACCTGAAAAATCGCTTCTTCCCGACCGTTGAAATAGGATATGGTTCAACCGACACATGGAGCGACAAGGGAATACATTACAGAAGTAACGCGCCCTATTTCCGTGCCGGAATAGACTACAATGCACTATTCAACAAACAACACGGGCACATGCTGCTTGTAGGTCTGCGCTATGGGGCAAGTGGCTTTAAGTATGATGTCGAAGCACTTGCCTTGAATGACCCTGCTTATGGTGGGATCGTTGGTAATCCCAACCTCGACGACGGGATATGGGGCGGAAGCTTGCCCTACAACTATAAAGACATGAAAGGTTCCATGCAATGGGCGGAGTTCTGCGTCGGCATACGTGCCCATGTATGGAAAGAATTATATATGGGATGGACTCTCCGTTTTAAGTTCAAACTCTCGGCTTCCGCCGACGAGCATGGCGACCCGTGGTATGTACCCGGTTTCGGGAAATACAACTCCAACACATTGGGAGTGACATATACAATAACCTATAAACTACCTTTCTAA